From a region of the Agromyces ramosus genome:
- a CDS encoding ABC transporter substrate-binding protein, whose amino-acid sequence MADSFFLRRSAGITATLAVALSLAACAGSGASGTGSTDSSADSIELVSPGALTICTGDSPPNIFYDENNELTGVEIDIADALASELDLELKLSEYAFAGLIPALQAQQCDVIMGSLYIKPEREEIANFVPYLYSGTAVGVAKANPKDVSGFDESLCGTKVVAITGATGAVEAENRSKECADSGEAPIEITLVDEGTHAIQQVLAGQADAFIDTSEIVDFYHRESDGDFEMTGEPFGKIEIGAATLKNNAALNEALDEAFQVLLDDGRYHEILEQWGVQSADITAGA is encoded by the coding sequence GTGGCCGATTCGTTCTTTCTCCGCCGTTCCGCCGGCATCACCGCGACCCTTGCCGTCGCCCTCTCCCTCGCCGCATGCGCAGGGTCCGGTGCGTCCGGAACGGGATCGACCGATTCGTCGGCGGACTCGATCGAGCTCGTCTCCCCCGGCGCCCTGACGATCTGCACCGGTGATTCACCGCCGAACATCTTCTACGACGAGAACAACGAGCTGACGGGCGTCGAGATCGACATCGCGGATGCGCTGGCCAGCGAGCTAGACCTGGAGCTCAAGCTCTCCGAGTACGCGTTCGCCGGCCTCATCCCGGCACTGCAGGCACAACAGTGCGATGTGATCATGGGCTCGCTCTACATCAAGCCGGAGCGCGAGGAGATCGCGAACTTCGTCCCGTACCTGTACTCCGGAACAGCGGTCGGCGTGGCCAAGGCGAACCCGAAGGACGTCAGTGGGTTCGACGAGTCGCTCTGCGGCACCAAGGTCGTCGCCATCACCGGTGCAACCGGTGCCGTCGAGGCCGAGAACCGATCGAAGGAGTGCGCCGATTCCGGCGAGGCGCCGATCGAGATCACGCTCGTGGACGAAGGCACGCACGCGATCCAGCAGGTGCTCGCCGGCCAGGCCGACGCCTTCATCGACACCTCGGAGATCGTCGACTTCTACCACCGCGAGTCCGACGGAGACTTCGAGATGACCGGAGAGCCGTTCGGCAAGATCGAGATCGGCGCGGCGACGCTGAAGAACAACGCCGCCCTCAATGAGGCGCTCGACGAGGCGTTCCAGGTGCTGCTCGACGACGGCCGTTACCACGAGATCCTCGAGCAGTGGGGCGTGCAGAGCGCCGACATCACCGCGGGCGCATAG
- a CDS encoding gamma-glutamyltransferase family protein — MTTMNAVRGAVATSHYLATEAGAEAMRSGGNAIDAAIAAAAMLCVVYPNNVALGGDLVALVRSPDGVVRFVNATGRAPSGTSLAELRERHGTALPARGIDTVTVPGGVRGWQALAESGGRLSWAQRLGRAEAAARDGVPVARSVARAARIDRRDLAADAGCRALFLPDGSPLDEGDTLRQPALARTIERLAEHGPDEFYTGRIASKWVAGLRALGSRISEADAAGYRAAIEQPISIEALGVEVLTSPPNTQGFSLLRTLRFLAQDGISEPLGADAGRLAAVFAENNRVRARWLTDPDASAVGAEALVSMDAPELSGADVRPASGDTVGLTAVSADGWAVSLVQSVYWAFGACVLEPQTGILFQNRGTSFSLDAAHPAVYAPGRRPPHTLMPVLVQRDGELVLAAATMGGQAQPQIHAHLLLNSLAGASAIEATSAPRWVVGVQDDGDTVRTVTVEADVPRQAQEALRASGLHVKTVQPRDEGLGHSNLIRVLPSGYDAASDPRSDGSAAIVGG, encoded by the coding sequence ATGACGACGATGAACGCCGTGCGCGGCGCAGTGGCGACGTCCCACTACCTCGCCACCGAGGCCGGCGCCGAGGCGATGCGCAGCGGTGGCAACGCGATCGATGCGGCGATCGCGGCGGCGGCGATGCTCTGCGTCGTGTACCCGAACAACGTCGCCCTCGGCGGAGACCTCGTCGCGCTCGTCCGCAGCCCCGACGGAGTCGTGCGCTTCGTGAACGCGACGGGCCGTGCGCCCTCGGGAACGAGCCTCGCCGAGCTTCGCGAACGTCACGGAACCGCGCTGCCCGCACGTGGGATCGACACCGTCACCGTGCCGGGGGGCGTGCGTGGCTGGCAGGCGCTCGCCGAGTCGGGCGGCCGGCTGAGCTGGGCGCAGCGGCTCGGCCGCGCCGAAGCGGCCGCTCGCGATGGTGTTCCGGTCGCGCGGTCGGTGGCACGCGCCGCACGCATCGACCGCCGAGACCTGGCGGCCGATGCGGGCTGCCGAGCCCTCTTCCTCCCCGACGGCTCGCCGCTCGACGAGGGTGACACCCTCCGCCAGCCCGCGCTCGCCCGCACGATCGAACGGCTTGCCGAGCACGGTCCCGACGAGTTCTACACCGGACGTATCGCGTCGAAGTGGGTCGCCGGTCTCCGCGCCCTCGGCAGCCGTATCAGCGAGGCGGATGCCGCCGGCTACCGCGCCGCCATCGAACAGCCCATCTCGATCGAGGCCCTCGGCGTCGAAGTGCTCACGAGCCCGCCGAACACGCAGGGCTTCTCGCTGCTCCGTACCCTGCGCTTCCTCGCACAGGACGGCATCTCCGAACCGCTCGGCGCCGACGCCGGCCGACTCGCGGCCGTCTTCGCCGAGAACAACCGAGTCCGCGCACGCTGGCTCACCGACCCCGATGCCTCGGCGGTCGGCGCCGAAGCGCTCGTCAGCATGGATGCCCCAGAGCTCAGCGGTGCCGACGTGCGACCGGCGTCCGGCGACACGGTCGGCCTGACCGCCGTGAGCGCCGACGGCTGGGCGGTCTCGCTCGTGCAGTCGGTGTACTGGGCCTTCGGGGCCTGTGTGCTCGAGCCCCAGACCGGCATCCTCTTCCAGAACCGTGGAACGTCGTTCTCACTCGATGCCGCGCATCCCGCGGTCTATGCGCCCGGCCGCCGGCCGCCGCACACGCTCATGCCCGTCCTGGTCCAACGCGACGGCGAGCTCGTCCTCGCGGCGGCGACGATGGGCGGGCAGGCGCAGCCGCAGATCCACGCCCATCTCCTGCTCAACTCGCTCGCCGGGGCATCCGCGATCGAGGCGACGAGCGCACCGCGCTGGGTCGTCGGCGTGCAGGACGACGGCGACACCGTACGCACGGTCACGGTCGAGGCGGACGTGCCGAGGCAGGCGCAGGAGGCCCTTCGGGCGAGCGGGCTCCACGTGAAGACCGTGCAGCCTCGCGACGAGGGGCTCGGCCATTCCAACCTGATCCGCGTTCTGCCGTCGGGCTACGACGCCGCCAGCGATCCGCGCTCCGACGGATCCGCGGCGATCGTCGGCGGCTGA
- a CDS encoding amino acid ABC transporter ATP-binding protein produces the protein MTLYTAPNAIDVEPIVRAVGVHKSFGDKHILTGVDLEVARGEVVVLVGPSGAGKTTFLRTLNRLEAIDAGEIAVRGERIGQRTNQRGRLVERSVRELAQQRAEIGFVFQHFNLFPNMTVLENIWHAPVHVKHEPKAAAVAYANELLARVGLAEKAHVRPRSLSGGQQQRVAIARALAMRPALMLFDEPTSALDPEMVGEVLAVMRDLAAAGMTMIVVSHEMGFTREVADRVIVMDGGRIIESGDPEQVFTAPRQERTRQFLSKVL, from the coding sequence ATGACCCTGTACACCGCACCCAACGCGATCGACGTCGAGCCCATCGTGCGTGCCGTCGGCGTGCACAAGTCCTTCGGCGACAAGCACATCCTGACCGGCGTCGACCTCGAGGTCGCACGCGGGGAGGTCGTCGTGCTCGTCGGACCATCCGGTGCCGGCAAGACGACGTTCCTGCGAACCCTGAACCGACTCGAGGCGATCGACGCGGGCGAGATCGCGGTGCGCGGCGAACGCATCGGCCAGCGCACGAACCAGCGCGGCCGACTTGTCGAGCGATCCGTGCGCGAGCTCGCGCAGCAGCGCGCCGAGATCGGATTCGTCTTCCAGCACTTCAACCTGTTCCCGAACATGACCGTGCTCGAGAACATCTGGCACGCGCCCGTGCACGTCAAGCACGAGCCGAAGGCGGCCGCCGTCGCCTACGCGAACGAGCTGCTCGCTCGCGTCGGCCTCGCCGAGAAGGCGCACGTACGCCCTCGCTCACTGTCGGGTGGCCAGCAGCAGCGCGTGGCGATCGCCCGCGCACTCGCGATGCGCCCCGCGTTGATGCTCTTCGACGAGCCGACGAGCGCGCTCGACCCCGAGATGGTCGGTGAGGTCCTCGCGGTGATGCGCGACCTGGCGGCTGCCGGCATGACGATGATCGTCGTGAGCCACGAGATGGGGTTCACGCGGGAAGTCGCCGACCGGGTGATCGTGATGGACGGCGGCCGGATCATCGAGTCGGGCGATCCCGAGCAGGTCTTCACGGCACCGCGGCAGGAGCGAACCCGTCAGTTCCTGTCGAAGGTGCTGTGA
- a CDS encoding FadR/GntR family transcriptional regulator, which yields MEWASLRRSESLSVPDRLSVDLERLIIDGQLKPGDRLPPERELGELLGVSRVSIRQALHELESRGLIDRRPGRGTIVVSAASRGGHAGDALSALLDATAAGNTELSRIMELRAVIEPPIAALAATRVTSRDIAQLRALVEEMEVETDLERYAVLDRAFHQTISQYTHNPLLAQLTELIASEIAPSRRRALQTPERRIASSAAHRRIFEAIAAHDGPKAELEARAHVESVLLSALRASSADPEIAASSAATESTPA from the coding sequence ATGGAATGGGCATCGCTGCGGAGATCGGAATCGCTCTCCGTGCCCGATCGACTCTCCGTCGACCTCGAACGACTGATCATCGACGGCCAGCTCAAGCCCGGTGACCGGCTGCCGCCCGAGCGGGAGCTCGGTGAGCTCCTCGGGGTCTCTCGGGTGTCGATTCGCCAGGCGCTCCACGAACTCGAGAGCAGAGGCCTCATCGACCGCCGTCCCGGACGGGGCACGATCGTCGTCTCCGCCGCATCCCGCGGGGGTCACGCCGGTGACGCACTCTCCGCGCTCCTCGACGCGACGGCTGCCGGCAACACCGAGCTCTCACGCATCATGGAGTTACGCGCGGTGATCGAGCCGCCCATCGCGGCGCTCGCCGCGACCCGGGTCACCTCCCGCGACATCGCACAGCTCCGTGCGCTCGTCGAGGAGATGGAGGTCGAGACCGATCTCGAGCGGTACGCCGTGCTCGATCGCGCCTTCCACCAGACGATCTCCCAGTACACGCACAACCCCTTGCTCGCCCAACTCACCGAACTCATCGCATCCGAGATCGCGCCGAGCCGGCGACGGGCCCTGCAGACCCCCGAGCGACGCATCGCATCGAGTGCCGCGCACCGCCGCATCTTCGAGGCGATCGCAGCACACGACGGGCCGAAGGCGGAACTGGAGGCGCGAGCACACGTCGAGTCCGTCCTCTTGTCGGCATTGCGCGCGTCATCTGCGGACCCCGAGATCGCCGCATCCTCCGCGGCGACCGAGTCGACGCCCGCATGA
- a CDS encoding FadR/GntR family transcriptional regulator, with protein sequence MAASSAAASEAPRAWQSVLEHVEAHLLDGTLAPGDRLPGERALSAELGVGRSSVREALRVLEVLGLIRTQSGSGPSAGAIIIATPGGGMSALMRLQVAARGFPVADIVRTRLILESSVAGDLAEADPHADLSAAERLLDAMDSPELTPSEFLALDAAFHLALAEASGNQVITATMAGLRSGIEGYALAGLSTITDWPATSARLRREHRGIVEAIRAADAPTARTRIHDHISGYYAETFIEPASIPTN encoded by the coding sequence ATGGCGGCAAGCAGCGCCGCGGCATCCGAAGCTCCCCGTGCCTGGCAGAGCGTGCTCGAGCACGTCGAAGCGCACCTGCTCGACGGCACCCTCGCTCCCGGCGACCGCCTCCCCGGCGAGCGCGCGCTCTCGGCCGAGCTCGGCGTCGGCCGCTCCAGCGTGCGCGAGGCATTGCGCGTGCTCGAGGTGCTCGGGCTCATCCGCACGCAATCGGGCTCGGGTCCGAGCGCGGGCGCCATCATCATCGCCACGCCGGGCGGCGGCATGAGCGCCCTGATGCGGCTGCAGGTGGCGGCTCGCGGATTCCCCGTCGCCGACATCGTGCGCACGCGGCTGATCCTCGAGTCATCCGTCGCGGGCGACCTGGCCGAGGCCGACCCGCACGCCGACCTGTCGGCGGCCGAGCGCCTGCTCGACGCCATGGACTCCCCCGAGCTCACGCCGTCGGAGTTCCTCGCGCTCGACGCGGCCTTCCACCTGGCGCTCGCCGAGGCATCCGGCAACCAGGTCATCACCGCGACCATGGCGGGGCTCCGCAGCGGCATCGAGGGCTACGCACTCGCGGGGCTGTCCACGATCACCGACTGGCCCGCGACCTCCGCCCGCCTCCGGCGCGAGCACCGCGGCATCGTCGAGGCCATCAGGGCAGCGGATGCCCCGACCGCCCGCACCCGCATCCACGACCACATCTCGGGGTACTACGCCGAGACCTTCATCGAACCCGCCAGCATCCCCACCAACTGA
- a CDS encoding amino acid ABC transporter permease: MAFDWTYFWQSLLTPSPQFLNGLALTVIVSVVAMALALVLGLLIALMGRSRFLPLRIFASLYIWVIRGTPLLVQLVIIYTGFAAAGLFRFEDVDLFGALIKGAVQAAIVGLMLNESAYISEIVRSGLESVDRGQNEAALSLGMTPLGAMRRIIVPQAIRVMVPPLGNSFNGLMKSTSILSIIGVAEMFQIGSTMSASTFKVFEIYIVVALYYLLLTTVWTLAQTGIENMLNAQAGLPRAEPVLKRLFGLRSRRAAVVAAPVLQPVDAA, encoded by the coding sequence ATGGCGTTCGACTGGACGTACTTCTGGCAGAGCCTGCTCACGCCGAGTCCGCAGTTCCTCAACGGACTCGCGCTGACCGTCATCGTCTCGGTGGTGGCGATGGCGCTCGCTCTCGTGCTCGGCCTGCTCATCGCCCTCATGGGCCGCAGTCGGTTCCTGCCGTTGCGCATCTTCGCGAGCCTGTACATCTGGGTGATCCGCGGCACGCCGCTCCTCGTGCAGCTCGTGATCATCTACACCGGATTCGCCGCCGCCGGGCTGTTCCGCTTCGAGGACGTCGACCTCTTCGGCGCGCTCATCAAGGGTGCCGTGCAGGCGGCGATCGTCGGGCTGATGCTGAACGAGAGCGCGTACATCTCCGAGATCGTCCGCTCGGGTCTCGAATCGGTCGACCGTGGGCAGAACGAGGCCGCGCTCTCACTCGGGATGACCCCGCTCGGCGCGATGCGCCGCATCATCGTGCCGCAGGCGATCCGCGTGATGGTGCCGCCGCTCGGCAACTCCTTCAACGGCCTCATGAAGAGCACCTCGATCCTGTCGATCATCGGCGTGGCAGAGATGTTCCAGATCGGCAGCACCATGAGCGCTTCGACGTTCAAGGTGTTCGAGATCTACATCGTCGTCGCGCTCTACTACCTGCTCCTCACGACCGTGTGGACATTGGCGCAGACCGGAATCGAGAACATGCTCAACGCCCAAGCCGGCCTCCCCCGAGCGGAACCCGTGCTGAAGCGGCTCTTCGGACTCCGCAGCCGGAGAGCCGCTGTCGTGGCCGCCCCGGTCCTCCAGCCCGTCGACGCCGCGTGA
- a CDS encoding 2-hydroxyacid dehydrogenase, whose translation MTDAPLLVSVPGATLRDALDALGPVPAGAEVVVWDFESPPPAAHLDLVVPPYMGASARLGALAAVTTRLVQSQSIGYDDVPAALPPGHVFANAASVHETSTAELTLALVLAAQRGIPDFVRAAAEGRWAPARHESLADRRVLLLGYGGVGRAIEARLAPFEVQLVRVASRARDDETGHVHGIDELPELLPTADIVIVGVPLSDATTGLVDDAFLSAMPDGALLVNIARGRVADTDAILDHATRGRLRFALDVTDPEPLPSGHPLFALPHVLISPHVGGASTAMMPRMARLLRTQIERMLRGEEPLNVVLRS comes from the coding sequence ATGACGGATGCCCCATTGCTCGTCTCCGTGCCCGGCGCCACGCTGCGCGACGCACTCGATGCGCTCGGCCCTGTTCCCGCGGGTGCCGAGGTCGTCGTGTGGGACTTCGAGTCGCCGCCGCCCGCAGCGCACCTCGACCTCGTCGTGCCGCCGTACATGGGCGCCTCGGCCCGACTCGGAGCGCTCGCGGCCGTCACGACCCGGCTCGTGCAGTCGCAGTCGATCGGCTACGACGACGTCCCCGCGGCCCTCCCGCCCGGGCATGTCTTCGCGAACGCCGCGAGCGTGCACGAGACCTCCACCGCCGAGCTCACCCTCGCGCTCGTGCTCGCCGCGCAGCGCGGCATCCCCGACTTCGTGCGCGCCGCCGCCGAGGGCCGATGGGCGCCCGCGCGACACGAGAGCCTCGCCGACCGGCGGGTGCTGCTGCTCGGCTACGGCGGGGTCGGCCGTGCGATCGAGGCGCGGCTCGCGCCGTTCGAGGTCCAGCTCGTGCGCGTCGCTTCGCGGGCGCGCGACGACGAGACCGGCCACGTCCACGGCATCGACGAGCTGCCCGAGCTGCTGCCGACCGCCGACATCGTGATCGTCGGCGTGCCGCTCAGCGACGCGACGACGGGCCTCGTCGACGATGCGTTCCTCAGCGCGATGCCCGACGGCGCCCTCCTCGTGAACATCGCGAGGGGCCGCGTCGCCGACACCGACGCGATCCTCGACCACGCCACCCGCGGACGTCTGCGCTTCGCCCTCGACGTCACCGACCCCGAGCCGCTCCCCAGCGGGCATCCGCTGTTCGCCCTGCCGCACGTGCTCATCTCGCCGCACGTCGGCGGCGCGTCGACCGCGATGATGCCCCGCATGGCGCGGCTGCTGCGAACGCAGATCGAGCGGATGCTCCGCGGCGAGGAACCGCTCAACGTCGTGCTCCGCAGCTGA
- a CDS encoding NYN domain-containing protein, producing MPASAEPRVALYFDFDNIVISRYDQLHGDFAYRKDTARGKAPAPQTVQKLAQATVDIDAVLDFAATFGTIAIARAYADWSTPINASYRGQLIDRAVDLVQLFPLSATKNGADIRLAVDAVEDMFRIEDLTHIVIVAGDSDYVALAQKCKRLGRYVVGIGVAGGTSRALTASCDEFADYDALLSTDAAVADDEAGTSDATASAEPAAAPPTRARRASRGRKPADAAAEASPAEAAAAEPPAEPTPAERAPAMAVFMPPGASRDDTDDAPATGTRNPGRLLLKAMELLRVKNDQEWQASGAVKNQMLRMDPSFQERRLGFGSFSDFIKSRAGVVELDEAGNRIRIRPKKD from the coding sequence ATGCCCGCCTCGGCAGAACCCCGCGTAGCCCTCTACTTCGACTTCGACAACATCGTCATCTCGCGCTACGACCAGTTGCACGGCGACTTCGCCTACCGCAAGGACACCGCGCGCGGCAAGGCGCCCGCGCCTCAGACGGTGCAGAAGCTCGCCCAGGCCACGGTCGACATCGACGCCGTGCTCGACTTCGCCGCGACGTTCGGCACGATCGCCATCGCGCGCGCGTATGCCGACTGGTCGACGCCCATCAACGCGAGCTATCGCGGCCAGCTCATCGACCGGGCGGTCGACCTCGTGCAGCTGTTCCCCCTTTCGGCGACGAAGAACGGCGCCGACATCCGCCTCGCCGTCGATGCGGTCGAAGACATGTTCCGCATCGAAGACCTCACGCACATCGTGATCGTCGCGGGCGACTCCGACTACGTCGCGCTCGCCCAGAAGTGCAAGCGACTCGGCCGCTACGTCGTCGGCATCGGCGTGGCCGGCGGCACGAGCCGCGCGCTCACGGCGTCGTGCGACGAGTTCGCCGACTACGACGCGTTGCTGTCGACGGACGCCGCGGTCGCCGACGACGAGGCCGGCACGAGCGATGCCACGGCGTCCGCTGAACCCGCCGCCGCACCGCCGACGCGCGCTCGCCGCGCATCTAGGGGGCGCAAGCCCGCGGATGCCGCAGCCGAGGCGAGCCCAGCCGAAGCTGCCGCGGCCGAGCCGCCGGCCGAGCCGACGCCGGCGGAACGCGCGCCTGCGATGGCCGTGTTCATGCCACCGGGGGCGTCACGCGACGACACCGATGACGCCCCGGCGACGGGTACGCGCAACCCGGGCCGCCTGCTGCTGAAGGCCATGGAACTGCTGCGCGTCAAGAACGACCAGGAGTGGCAGGCGAGCGGCGCGGTGAAGAACCAGATGCTCCGCATGGACCCGAGCTTCCAGGAACGCCGACTCGGCTTCGGCTCGTTCTCCGACTTCATCAAGTCGCGAGCCGGCGTCGTCGAGCTCGACGAGGCCGGCAACCGCATCCGCATCCGCCCGAAGAAGGACTGA
- a CDS encoding sulfite exporter TauE/SafE family protein, producing the protein MTRDLESNTTPADAARHSAVALIALGLAAGYLSGLFGVGGGIVVVPALMLLGFSQRLAAGTSVAAILPTAVVGAVSYALSGNVDWIAGALLAVGVVGGAQIGTYLLARIPKTPLFWSFIAFLVITVVSLWIVVPQRDDVIALNPLTAVALCIVGVITGVLSGLLGVGGGIVVVPVLMFFFGASDLVAKGTSLLMMVPGSVSATVGNARRRNIDVRAAAFVGITACVASPLGLLTATAITPFWSNVAFSVLITGVAIQLLVKHRKSRRPSA; encoded by the coding sequence ATGACGCGTGACCTCGAATCCAACACCACCCCGGCCGATGCCGCACGGCACTCCGCCGTCGCGCTGATCGCGCTCGGCCTTGCGGCGGGCTATCTCTCCGGGCTGTTCGGCGTCGGCGGCGGCATCGTCGTCGTCCCGGCGCTCATGCTGCTCGGCTTCTCCCAACGCCTCGCCGCCGGCACCTCGGTCGCGGCCATCCTGCCGACGGCGGTGGTCGGAGCGGTCAGCTACGCCCTGTCGGGCAACGTCGACTGGATCGCCGGTGCGCTGCTCGCCGTCGGGGTCGTGGGCGGTGCGCAGATCGGAACCTACCTGCTCGCCAGGATCCCCAAGACGCCGCTCTTCTGGTCGTTCATCGCGTTCCTCGTCATCACGGTCGTGAGCCTCTGGATCGTGGTGCCGCAGCGCGACGACGTCATCGCGCTCAACCCGCTGACGGCGGTGGCCCTCTGCATCGTCGGCGTGATCACGGGCGTGCTGTCGGGTCTCCTCGGCGTCGGCGGCGGCATCGTCGTCGTGCCGGTGCTGATGTTCTTCTTCGGTGCGAGCGACCTCGTCGCGAAGGGCACGTCCCTGCTCATGATGGTGCCGGGCTCGGTCTCCGCGACCGTGGGAAACGCCCGACGTCGGAACATCGACGTGCGAGCCGCAGCGTTCGTCGGCATCACCGCGTGCGTGGCGTCCCCGCTCGGATTGCTGACCGCGACGGCAATCACGCCGTTCTGGTCGAACGTCGCGTTCTCGGTGCTCATCACGGGCGTCGCCATCCAGCTGCTCGTGAAGCACCGGAAGAGCCGGCGCCCGTCGGCCTGA
- a CDS encoding serine hydrolase domain-containing protein: MPAYDHAFDWVRRHVDAGVLPTAVLGIATAEGVVALDAFGGASVDDHYPLFSVTKPMVGLSALQLIEQGRLTAETPLARAVPEFGADRDDVVRLRHLVSHTSGIIEPPMDTPGLRSLLVAPGRDFAAGTVSRYSTIAFEGVAALIEHAGGTPWGQAVAAVGERVGATGFTLDAEASHHEVVDAAGQGLDYEKFASLRHPGAGLLGRAEDLLAVGSALLRNDGSIVSPVTVEAMLRPLTAGLPKLEPYRESRGQDWGFTWNLRHSAQGLLARDTYGHGGWAGAEFWITPSRDVCFVLLTNIGGGFTRLGADADELHNAVAAA, encoded by the coding sequence ATGCCCGCCTACGACCACGCCTTCGACTGGGTCCGCCGCCACGTCGACGCGGGCGTCCTGCCGACCGCCGTGCTCGGCATCGCGACGGCCGAGGGCGTCGTGGCCCTCGACGCGTTCGGCGGGGCATCCGTCGACGATCACTACCCGCTGTTCTCGGTGACGAAGCCCATGGTGGGCCTCTCCGCGCTGCAGCTCATCGAGCAGGGTCGGCTCACCGCCGAGACGCCGCTCGCCCGGGCGGTACCCGAGTTCGGCGCCGACCGCGACGACGTCGTGCGGCTCAGGCACCTCGTGAGCCACACCTCGGGCATCATCGAGCCGCCCATGGACACTCCAGGACTGCGGTCGTTGCTCGTCGCACCCGGCCGCGACTTCGCCGCGGGCACCGTGTCACGGTACTCGACGATCGCGTTCGAGGGCGTCGCCGCGCTCATCGAGCATGCGGGCGGTACACCGTGGGGGCAGGCGGTCGCGGCGGTGGGCGAGCGGGTCGGCGCGACCGGCTTCACCCTCGACGCCGAGGCGAGCCACCACGAGGTCGTCGATGCGGCCGGGCAGGGGCTCGACTACGAGAAGTTCGCGTCGTTGCGGCATCCGGGCGCCGGGCTCCTCGGACGCGCCGAGGACCTGCTCGCCGTCGGCAGCGCCCTGCTGCGCAACGACGGCTCGATCGTCTCGCCGGTGACGGTCGAGGCGATGCTGCGGCCGCTCACCGCGGGGCTCCCGAAGCTCGAGCCCTACCGCGAGAGCCGCGGTCAGGACTGGGGCTTCACGTGGAACCTGCGGCACTCGGCGCAGGGCCTCCTCGCCCGCGACACGTACGGCCACGGCGGCTGGGCCGGAGCCGAGTTCTGGATCACGCCCTCGCGCGACGTCTGCTTCGTGCTGCTCACCAACATCGGCGGCGGCTTCACCCGCCTCGGGGCCGACGCCGACGAGCTGCACAACGCGGTCGCCGCCGCCTGA